A single window of Leptolyngbya ohadii IS1 DNA harbors:
- the psb27 gene encoding photosystem II protein Psb27: MNRFLSRIFALVLVVVVGLMGCSASPTGLSGNYRQDTLSLIESLRTALELPSDAPEKVAAQTEAKEKINDFSARYRRDGSLLKLSSFTTMRTALNSLAGHYSSYPNRPVPQKLKDRLETEFKQVEAALKREA, from the coding sequence ATGAACAGATTTTTGTCCCGCATATTTGCTCTCGTGCTGGTTGTGGTGGTCGGTTTGATGGGCTGTTCAGCCTCCCCCACTGGACTTAGCGGCAACTATCGCCAAGATACCCTGTCCCTGATCGAAAGCCTCAGAACGGCACTGGAACTTCCCAGTGATGCCCCCGAAAAGGTAGCAGCACAGACAGAAGCAAAGGAAAAAATTAATGACTTCTCTGCCCGCTATCGTCGCGATGGTTCCCTGCTGAAGCTCAGCTCGTTTACCACCATGCGGACTGCCCTAAACTCCCTCGCGGGTCACTATAGCTCCTACCCCAATCGTCCTGTGCCTCAGAAGCTCAAGGATCGTCTGGAAACGGAATTTAAGCAGGTAGAAGCGGCTCTGAAGCGGGAAGCTTAA
- a CDS encoding MFS transporter, protein MNFPDDRLPPDVFPEGEPLPPPINLSTRLAYGAGDLGPAITANVLAFFSLVFFTNVAGINAAVAGSILLIGKIWDAVNDPIVGVLSDRTQSAKGRRYPWMLFGAIPFGITFFLLWLVPQFSNNPATNQQALFWYYVIMSILFNSFYTMVNLPYTALTAELTQDYNERTRLSSYRFAFSIGGSIFSLILALVIFQIFPNPQQQYLILGGICAIISTLPLYWCVFGTMARSRAVGCLDESETLEAQNLDVAADVLPHWLQNGLTARMGQQWRRKGWLVNFLVTITNVPFLYVIGIYLFSWLAVQVTASILPYYVVDALKMPQASFTVIALIVQATALVLLFFWQRVSDRYGKKATYFMGMVLWVIAQGFLFTLQSEQVFLVYGLAVLAGAGVSIAYLIPWSMIPDVIELDELRTGQRREGIFYSFMVLLQKVGLAVGLFLVGQSLDRAGFLPTTPGQAPPVQPETAIQAIRLAIGPFPTVALIFGMVLAYFYPITKEKHAEIMLRLHERNKQKKSG, encoded by the coding sequence ATGAATTTTCCAGACGATCGCCTCCCGCCTGATGTTTTTCCTGAAGGTGAACCCTTGCCACCTCCGATCAACCTCAGTACCCGGCTTGCCTATGGGGCAGGGGATCTGGGTCCAGCGATTACAGCGAATGTTCTGGCGTTCTTTTCGCTGGTGTTTTTTACCAATGTGGCAGGAATCAATGCTGCGGTGGCGGGAAGTATTCTGCTGATTGGCAAAATCTGGGACGCGGTGAATGACCCGATCGTCGGAGTTTTGAGCGATCGCACGCAGTCGGCAAAGGGCAGACGTTATCCCTGGATGCTGTTTGGGGCGATTCCGTTTGGCATCACTTTCTTTTTGCTGTGGCTGGTTCCTCAGTTTAGTAATAATCCCGCGACCAATCAGCAGGCGTTGTTCTGGTACTACGTGATCATGAGCATCCTGTTCAACAGCTTCTACACAATGGTCAACCTGCCCTACACAGCTTTGACGGCTGAGCTAACGCAGGACTACAACGAGCGTACTCGCCTGAGCAGCTATCGGTTTGCCTTTTCGATCGGCGGCAGTATTTTTTCGCTGATTCTGGCACTGGTGATCTTTCAGATATTCCCCAATCCCCAGCAGCAGTATTTAATTTTGGGGGGCATTTGTGCAATTATTTCCACGCTGCCGCTCTACTGGTGCGTGTTTGGCACGATGGCGCGATCGAGGGCAGTGGGATGTCTGGACGAGTCCGAAACGCTGGAAGCGCAAAACCTAGATGTAGCGGCGGATGTTCTACCTCACTGGCTTCAGAATGGGCTGACGGCAAGGATGGGGCAGCAGTGGCGGCGGAAGGGCTGGCTGGTTAACTTCCTCGTCACCATAACGAATGTACCGTTCCTCTATGTGATTGGAATCTATCTGTTTTCCTGGCTAGCAGTTCAGGTGACAGCTTCGATTCTGCCCTACTACGTGGTGGATGCCCTGAAGATGCCCCAGGCAAGCTTCACAGTCATTGCGCTGATCGTGCAGGCGACGGCTCTGGTGCTGCTGTTTTTCTGGCAGCGGGTCAGCGATCGCTATGGCAAAAAAGCGACCTATTTTATGGGCATGGTGCTGTGGGTAATCGCCCAGGGATTTCTGTTTACCCTGCAATCGGAGCAGGTATTTCTGGTTTATGGGCTGGCGGTTCTGGCAGGGGCGGGGGTATCGATCGCCTATTTGATCCCGTGGTCGATGATTCCAGATGTGATTGAGCTGGATGAACTGCGGACAGGACAGCGGCGAGAGGGCATCTTCTATAGCTTTATGGTGCTGCTGCAAAAGGTCGGGTTAGCGGTGGGACTGTTTCTGGTAGGGCAATCCCTCGATCGCGCTGGATTCCTGCCAACCACACCGGGGCAAGCGCCTCCCGTTCAACCCGAAACCGCAATTCAGGCAATTCGTCTGGCGATCGGACCTTTTCCCACGGTGGCTTTGATTTTTGGGATGGTGCTGGCGTATTTTTATCCAATCACCAAAGAAAAACACGCTGAGATCATGCTGAGATTGCACGAACGGAATAAGCAAAAGAAATCAGGGTAA
- a CDS encoding TVP38/TMEM64 family protein: MNLKTLLRGFLIGLLLVGTVYLLQTVGLEQVREQVDRFGIWAPLIVFGLRFTSVIVPVLPGTAYAVLAGGLFGFWQGLAVVALADLASCTFNFWIARRYGRGWVERFVGAQFMEKVDRLGQQHLEQNFFLMMGFLMTGLFDFVAYAIGLTQIRWQSYLFALLVSIAIAKPLWVAAGAGIFEGSRLLLGFALLAAFGIGAITAVVRRSSKQLE, from the coding sequence ATGAACCTCAAAACCCTCCTACGCGGCTTCCTGATCGGGCTGCTCCTCGTCGGTACGGTCTATCTGCTGCAAACCGTTGGTCTAGAGCAAGTACGCGAACAGGTCGATCGCTTTGGGATTTGGGCACCGCTGATCGTCTTTGGCTTGCGGTTTACCAGCGTGATCGTGCCTGTGTTACCGGGAACGGCTTATGCGGTGCTGGCGGGAGGCTTATTTGGTTTCTGGCAGGGCTTGGCAGTGGTGGCTCTGGCGGATCTGGCATCCTGCACCTTTAACTTCTGGATTGCCCGACGCTATGGGCGCGGCTGGGTGGAGCGGTTTGTAGGAGCGCAATTCATGGAGAAAGTCGATCGCCTGGGTCAGCAGCACCTCGAACAGAATTTCTTCCTGATGATGGGCTTTTTGATGACCGGACTGTTTGACTTCGTGGCATACGCGATCGGGCTCACCCAGATCCGCTGGCAGAGCTACCTGTTTGCTCTTTTGGTCAGCATTGCGATCGCCAAACCCCTTTGGGTCGCCGCCGGAGCCGGAATCTTTGAAGGAAGCCGCCTCTTACTAGGATTCGCCCTCCTCGCCGCCTTCGGAATCGGTGCCATTACCGCAGTTGTCAGGCGATCGAGCAAACAGCTTGAGTAG
- a CDS encoding amino acid transporter: protein MAKRSRSAALLQRRRLAHWLLEEEHKTKEGPYTKDEVHHKHQWWQVMCLTGVDYFSTLGYQPGIAALAAGSLSPIATLILVLLTLFGALPIYRRVARISPHGEGSIAMLEHLLSWWQGKLFVLCLLGFVATDFIITITLSAADATAHIIENPIVSNFVHGQEVPITLILISLLGAVFLRGFREAIGLAVILVGIYLLLNVVTISVALIQVFQQPIVISNWRTALFTEHGNPLMMLAISALLFPKLALGLSGFETGVAVMPLVKGHPTDTEARPRGRIRNTHKLLATAAIIMSGFLITSSFATILLIPAAEFQPGGSASGRALAYLAHEYLGNGFGTVYDLSTISILWFAGASAMAGLLNIVPRYLPRYGMAPNWARATRPLVLVFTALAFVVTLIFRASVEAQGGAYATGVLVLMTSAAFAVTLAAHQNGEKRGRLVFGVITLVFIYTTITNIIERPEGIRIAAFFIGTIILTSLVSRVWRSTELRVEHIEMDEAARRFIAEEEAHQGTIRLIANRLNVGDETEYFAKEQEVREDNHIPPTDSVLFLEIQVADASEFTETIRIQGVQVGEYRILRAQSAAVPNAIAAILFYIRDQTGKLPHAYFGWIEGNPIQYLLRFILFGEGDIAVVTREVLRKAERKPQRRPVIHVGG, encoded by the coding sequence ATGGCTAAGCGAAGCAGATCAGCCGCTCTGTTGCAGCGTCGCAGGCTTGCCCATTGGCTGCTCGAAGAAGAACATAAAACGAAAGAAGGTCCGTACACTAAGGACGAGGTTCATCACAAGCATCAGTGGTGGCAGGTGATGTGCCTCACCGGGGTCGATTATTTTTCAACATTGGGATACCAGCCTGGAATTGCTGCCCTCGCTGCGGGATCACTCTCGCCGATCGCCACTCTGATTCTGGTGCTGCTCACCCTGTTTGGCGCACTGCCCATCTACCGTCGCGTCGCCCGGATCAGTCCTCACGGAGAAGGGTCGATCGCCATGCTAGAACACCTGCTGTCTTGGTGGCAGGGCAAGCTATTTGTCCTCTGTTTGCTGGGCTTTGTCGCAACCGATTTCATTATTACGATTACTCTGTCGGCGGCAGATGCCACGGCACACATTATCGAAAACCCGATCGTCTCTAACTTTGTTCACGGACAGGAAGTTCCGATTACGCTGATTCTCATTTCCCTGCTGGGAGCCGTCTTTCTGCGCGGATTTCGCGAGGCGATCGGGCTGGCGGTGATTCTGGTGGGAATTTACCTGCTGTTAAACGTAGTCACGATTAGCGTTGCTCTAATCCAGGTCTTTCAGCAGCCGATCGTGATTAGCAACTGGCGAACTGCCCTATTTACAGAACACGGGAATCCGCTGATGATGCTGGCGATTAGCGCCCTGCTGTTCCCCAAGCTTGCCCTCGGACTCTCTGGTTTTGAAACGGGCGTTGCCGTCATGCCTCTGGTCAAAGGACATCCGACGGATACTGAGGCGCGTCCCAGAGGACGAATTCGCAATACCCACAAGCTGCTGGCGACCGCTGCAATTATCATGAGCGGTTTCCTGATTACGAGCAGTTTTGCCACAATTTTGCTGATTCCCGCCGCTGAATTTCAGCCTGGAGGCAGTGCGAGCGGTCGCGCTCTAGCATATCTGGCACACGAGTATCTGGGCAATGGCTTTGGTACGGTGTACGACCTCAGCACTATTTCGATCCTCTGGTTTGCCGGGGCTTCTGCGATGGCAGGCTTGCTGAACATTGTGCCGCGCTATTTGCCCCGATACGGGATGGCTCCTAACTGGGCAAGGGCAACCCGTCCGCTGGTACTGGTATTTACGGCGCTCGCCTTTGTGGTAACGCTCATCTTCCGGGCAAGTGTGGAAGCGCAGGGTGGGGCATACGCAACCGGAGTTTTGGTGCTGATGACCTCCGCCGCCTTTGCCGTTACCCTTGCTGCCCATCAGAACGGTGAAAAACGGGGCAGGCTTGTGTTCGGCGTGATTACGCTGGTCTTCATCTACACAACAATTACCAACATCATCGAGCGTCCAGAGGGCATTCGGATTGCCGCCTTCTTTATCGGCACAATTATTCTGACCTCGTTAGTGTCTCGCGTTTGGCGATCAACCGAACTGCGGGTCGAACATATTGAGATGGACGAAGCCGCCCGTCGCTTCATTGCTGAGGAGGAAGCGCATCAGGGAACGATCCGGCTAATCGCGAATCGGCTCAACGTGGGCGACGAAACCGAATATTTTGCCAAAGAGCAGGAAGTACGCGAAGACAACCACATTCCCCCCACCGACTCCGTGCTGTTCCTGGAAATTCAGGTTGCCGATGCCTCCGAGTTTACCGAAACGATTCGGATTCAGGGGGTTCAGGTCGGCGAATATCGAATTCTTCGTGCCCAGAGTGCCGCCGTTCCCAATGCGATCGCCGCGATTCTGTTCTACATCCGCGACCAGACGGGTAAACTTCCCCACGCCTACTTTGGCTGGATCGAGGGCAACCCGATTCAATATCTGCTGCGGTTCATTCTCTTCGGCGAAGGCGATATTGCCGTTGTCACGCGAGAAGTTTTGCGGAAGGCGGAGCGGAAGCCTCAGCGGCGTCCTGTTATTCATGTGGGAGGGTAG
- a CDS encoding ArnT family glycosyltransferase, translated as MSSKLDNFILWLQRHKRPIDRLWTIGFFLFAVVLLTWDLGSLPLRDWDEGLVAQVAKEIYQAPFNSLTWLHPTMWGEPYFNKPPLVHWLIALCYGIGGVNEWTARLPGALLTAISVPLFYLLGREVFHRRSPAVCATLVYLTSLPVVRLGRLAMLDGAILCFLIGMMLCLLRSRRNYSYTLGAGIGLGLICLTKGIMLGLLLGAIGLGFLAWDTPRLLRSGYLWWGLLLGMIPALLWYGLQAVHYGDLFISNNLGSQSFQRIVTDVEQNRGAPWYYLLEILKYGAPWILFLPLGYWTAWEERNLGWAKLTIVWGGVYLAAISLMATKLPWYVLPLYPAMALAIGAVLSDLWKQGKHPGVLQSEPIPYSRRLTLLFLLLGLIAWSGAIVFGWFQSPRDWDLLLVFAAVGMTMFSVAVLMFRGEAQFLAVLGWGTYVALLLFMGSNHWNWELANSYPVKPVAAIVQQFTPDNQQIHTSDDYNRPSLNFYSDRQVLPAENAKLRRIWRRESQPYLLLDEATQKELNLRSAKVLGSAEGWQLITKSAQ; from the coding sequence ATGAGCAGCAAACTCGATAACTTTATCCTCTGGCTTCAGCGCCACAAACGCCCGATCGATCGCCTCTGGACGATCGGATTTTTCCTGTTTGCCGTGGTTCTCTTGACCTGGGATCTGGGGTCACTGCCGCTGCGGGACTGGGACGAGGGCTTGGTGGCTCAGGTGGCAAAGGAAATTTATCAGGCTCCCTTCAATTCGCTAACGTGGCTGCATCCAACGATGTGGGGCGAACCCTACTTCAACAAACCGCCTCTGGTTCACTGGCTGATTGCTCTCTGCTACGGAATCGGCGGCGTGAATGAATGGACGGCTCGCCTACCAGGGGCACTGCTGACGGCAATCTCGGTGCCGCTGTTCTACCTACTGGGACGGGAAGTGTTCCATCGTCGATCGCCTGCGGTTTGTGCCACGCTGGTTTACCTCACGTCGCTTCCGGTGGTGCGGCTGGGACGGCTTGCCATGCTGGATGGAGCAATTCTCTGCTTCCTCATCGGGATGATGCTCTGCCTGCTGCGATCGCGGCGCAACTACAGCTATACGTTGGGGGCAGGAATTGGGCTGGGGCTAATCTGCCTGACGAAAGGGATCATGCTGGGGCTGCTGCTGGGGGCGATCGGACTGGGGTTTCTGGCATGGGATACGCCAAGACTGCTGCGATCGGGTTACCTGTGGTGGGGACTTTTGCTGGGCATGATTCCGGCGCTGCTGTGGTACGGGCTGCAAGCGGTGCATTACGGAGATTTGTTCATCAGCAATAATTTGGGAAGTCAGTCCTTTCAGCGCATCGTAACGGACGTGGAGCAAAATCGGGGTGCGCCCTGGTACTACCTGCTGGAAATCCTGAAGTACGGTGCGCCCTGGATTCTATTTCTGCCGCTGGGCTACTGGACTGCCTGGGAAGAACGAAATCTAGGCTGGGCAAAACTCACGATCGTCTGGGGTGGGGTCTATCTGGCGGCAATTTCGCTGATGGCGACCAAGCTGCCCTGGTACGTGCTGCCCCTCTATCCGGCAATGGCGCTGGCGATCGGCGCAGTCCTCTCCGATCTGTGGAAGCAGGGTAAACATCCGGGCGTCTTGCAGTCGGAGCCGATTCCCTATTCCCGCAGGCTAACCCTTCTATTTTTGCTGCTGGGCTTGATTGCCTGGTCGGGGGCAATTGTGTTTGGCTGGTTTCAGTCGCCCCGCGATTGGGATTTGCTGCTCGTATTTGCCGCCGTGGGGATGACCATGTTCTCCGTGGCGGTGCTGATGTTCCGGGGAGAGGCGCAATTCCTGGCGGTGCTGGGCTGGGGAACCTACGTTGCCCTGTTGTTATTCATGGGGTCCAATCACTGGAACTGGGAACTGGCAAATTCCTACCCCGTGAAACCCGTCGCCGCGATCGTCCAGCAGTTTACCCCGGATAATCAGCAAATTCACACCTCCGACGATTACAACCGACCTTCGCTTAATTTCTACAGCGATCGCCAAGTCCTCCCTGCTGAAAATGCCAAACTGCGGCGCATCTGGCGCAGAGAGTCTCAGCCCTATTTGCTGCTGGATGAAGCGACCCAGAAAGAGCTAAATTTGCGATCGGCAAAAGTTCTGGGCAGTGCAGAAGGTTGGCAGCTTATCACCAAATCAGCTCAGTAG
- a CDS encoding PhzF family phenazine biosynthesis protein gives MSLSSRLTSQQTVNHQQTVNQTIVQVDAFTDRPFCGNPAAVCVLAEAQPDDWMQQVAAEMNLSETAFLLPESDGYRLRWFTPTVEMDLCGHATLASAHVLWTEGHLAGDRQAKFYTRSGLLTADRQGDWIELDFPVNLSQKIDRPARLAEVLGVDVQEVYENSLGYLVEVTNEETVRQMQPDFGRLKDLPVHGIIVTSRGNAPYDFVSRFFAPAIGINEDPVTGAAHCCLVPYWCDRLQKTEFLAYQASARGGVVKARRSDNRVKLAGQAVTVMRGALV, from the coding sequence ATGTCCCTGTCCAGCCGTCTAACTTCCCAGCAGACTGTTAATCACCAGCAGACTGTTAATCAAACGATCGTCCAGGTGGATGCTTTTACCGATCGTCCCTTTTGCGGCAATCCGGCAGCGGTTTGTGTGCTGGCAGAGGCACAGCCGGACGACTGGATGCAGCAGGTTGCGGCGGAAATGAATCTATCGGAAACCGCCTTTTTACTGCCCGAATCAGATGGCTATCGCCTGCGCTGGTTTACGCCCACTGTAGAAATGGATCTGTGCGGTCATGCCACCCTTGCTAGTGCCCATGTGCTGTGGACAGAGGGACATCTCGCAGGCGATCGTCAGGCAAAGTTCTATACTCGCAGCGGACTCCTCACCGCCGATCGTCAGGGAGACTGGATCGAGCTGGACTTTCCGGTGAATCTTTCTCAGAAGATCGATCGCCCTGCTAGATTAGCAGAAGTTCTGGGGGTCGATGTCCAGGAGGTTTACGAAAACTCCCTCGGCTATTTAGTCGAAGTGACCAACGAGGAAACTGTTCGCCAGATGCAGCCCGATTTTGGACGGCTGAAAGACCTTCCCGTACATGGAATCATTGTCACCAGTCGCGGCAATGCCCCCTACGATTTTGTTTCGCGCTTCTTTGCTCCGGCGATCGGCATCAACGAAGATCCGGTAACGGGTGCTGCCCACTGTTGCCTAGTTCCCTACTGGTGCGACCGCCTGCAAAAAACGGAATTTCTGGCGTACCAGGCTTCTGCTAGAGGTGGAGTTGTAAAGGCAAGGCGATCGGACAATCGGGTGAAACTGGCAGGTCAGGCGGTGACGGTTATGCGGGGCGCGTTGGTCTAG